The following are from one region of the Littorina saxatilis isolate snail1 linkage group LG2, US_GU_Lsax_2.0, whole genome shotgun sequence genome:
- the LOC138954724 gene encoding uncharacterized protein, whose amino-acid sequence MAEEAQQRNARQVTTRIPLPTKFEINVPNLERAWKKFRRTWDTYETASRLKTQEDEYRTAVFTSCLGEGALDVLDGFQFEAGQEKKIDSVLNKFTAYCVGETCEAYETYKFHQRKQEKRESIDAYVGALRQLAVSCNFKQFRDRMLRDRIVAGIADDAVRTTLLQEKGLTLKTCIDLCRVQEVSAQQSKSMAAEEIHHLKMQGQDEKNRRVNLQERWERGLS is encoded by the coding sequence ATGGCAGAAGAAGCGCAGCAAAGAAATGCAAGGCAAGTGACAACAAGAATTCCGTTGCCAACGAAGTTCGAAATCAACGTGCCGAACCTGGAAAGGGCATGGAAGAAGTTTCGTCGAACATGGGACACCTACGAAACTGCGTCGAGATTGAAAACTCAAGAAGACGAGTACCGTACCGCAGTATTTACTTCATGCTTGGGGGAAGGAGCCCTAGACGTGCTCGACGGGTTCCAGTTTGAAGCGGGCCAAGAGAAGAAAATTGACAGTGTGCTGAATAAGTTCACTGCCTACTGCGTTGGAGAAACGTGCGAGGCCTACGAAACTTACAAGTTCCATCAGAGGAAGCAGGAGAAGCGAGAATCCATCGACGCCTACGTTGGTGCACTACGACAACTGGCAGTTTCGTGCAACTTTAAACAATTTCGAGATCGTATGCTTCGTGATCGGATTGTCGCGGGGATTGCAGACGACGCTGTGCGTACCACACTTCTTCAGGAGAAGGGGTTGACGCTGAAAACGTGCATTGACTTGTGCCGGGTACAGGAAGTATCTGCACAGCAGTCGAAGTCTATGGCGGCAGAGGAGATTCATCACCTGAAGATGCAAGGGCAAGATGAGAAGAACCGCAGAGTCAATCTACAAGAAAGGTGGGAACGAGGACTCTCATA